A stretch of Microbacterium sp. LWH3-1.2 DNA encodes these proteins:
- a CDS encoding tyrosine-type recombinase/integrase yields MAYARFRDYDGVTRIVERTGATGAKAENALKEALVERAKVHGDDISGDTRLKAVAEQWFADEIMGAKAYNTERRYREVLDLMVLPGVGMLALREVTVARCDRFLKLTAESHGPSAAKHAKTVLSGVLGLATRLGALEANPIRDVAPVRVETKDVEALTLEDVQLMRTHLYADEDAIARDIPHGVDFMLGTSARIGEAMSLRWSDLNLDADLPTVLIHTTAIFVKGSGMLIQPHPKRTASRREIPLPGFVVRVLRERAADPSHEDLVFPSARGKVRDPNNFRKGWDTFKKRAGYEWVHPHVFRKTAAALVEDPELAAGLLGHADSRVTKAHYLPRTTLAPDVRDRLEAMGDDPSPTHRNQRAVSPIRGKNRERPGAFRADQAG; encoded by the coding sequence GTGGCGTACGCCCGTTTCCGGGACTACGACGGGGTAACGCGAATCGTGGAGCGGACCGGGGCAACAGGGGCGAAGGCCGAGAACGCACTGAAGGAAGCTCTCGTCGAGCGAGCGAAGGTCCACGGCGACGACATCTCCGGTGATACTCGGCTCAAGGCGGTCGCCGAGCAGTGGTTCGCCGACGAGATCATGGGGGCGAAGGCCTACAACACTGAGCGGCGCTACCGCGAGGTTCTTGACCTCATGGTTCTCCCCGGCGTTGGAATGCTCGCCCTCAGGGAAGTGACAGTCGCGCGCTGTGACCGATTTCTCAAGCTCACAGCCGAGTCGCACGGCCCGTCCGCGGCCAAGCACGCGAAGACCGTCCTCTCTGGGGTGCTCGGCCTCGCGACCCGCCTCGGCGCGCTCGAGGCCAACCCAATCCGTGACGTCGCGCCGGTGCGAGTTGAGACGAAAGACGTCGAGGCGCTTACGCTTGAAGACGTGCAGCTCATGCGCACGCACCTGTACGCCGACGAGGACGCGATTGCGCGAGACATCCCTCACGGCGTTGACTTCATGCTCGGCACGAGCGCGCGTATCGGCGAAGCCATGTCGCTGCGGTGGTCGGATCTGAATCTCGATGCTGACTTGCCAACGGTCTTGATCCACACCACCGCGATCTTCGTGAAAGGGAGCGGCATGCTGATTCAGCCGCACCCGAAGCGAACCGCGTCACGCCGTGAGATTCCGCTGCCCGGATTCGTCGTCCGAGTGCTGCGCGAGCGCGCAGCCGACCCCAGTCACGAGGATCTCGTGTTCCCATCCGCGCGAGGCAAGGTCCGAGATCCGAACAACTTCCGCAAGGGCTGGGATACGTTCAAGAAGCGCGCGGGCTACGAGTGGGTCCACCCTCACGTGTTCCGCAAGACGGCGGCCGCGCTCGTCGAGGACCCGGAGCTCGCAGCGGGACTGCTGGGACATGCCGACTCCCGGGTGACCAAAGCCCACTACCTCCCGCGCACGACACTCGCCCCGGACGTCCGCGACCGGCTTGAAGCGATGGGCGACGATCCATCTCCTACCCATCGGAATCAACGAGCGGTATCGCCAATCAGAGGGAAGAATCGGGAACGTCCGGGTGCGTTCCGGGCTGATCAGGCGGGATAA